In Labrys wisconsinensis, the following proteins share a genomic window:
- a CDS encoding sugar ABC transporter substrate-binding protein has product MKRLLAGLAAAVAFAAVAATPVAAQDIHIIVVSHGQANDPFWSVVKNGVVAGAKDAGVQVDYRAPETFDMVAMSQLIDAAVAQKPNGLIVSIPDASALGPSIKNAVAAGIPVISMNSGSDVSKSLGALLHVGQDEYPAGKAAGEKLKEMGGKVALCVNQEVGNAALDARCKGFSDGFGGKVTVVPVSNEPADVNAKVKAALAADTSVDTILALGAGTAGEPSLAAVKESGLTGKINVATFDMSATFLKAIAAGEAAFAIDQQQFLQGYLPVIFLANYAKYGLIPGGNVPSGPNLITKDKAAQVVELSAKGIR; this is encoded by the coding sequence GCCGGTGGCCGCCCAGGACATCCACATCATCGTCGTCAGCCATGGCCAGGCCAACGACCCCTTCTGGTCGGTGGTCAAGAATGGCGTCGTCGCCGGCGCCAAGGATGCCGGCGTGCAGGTCGACTACCGCGCCCCCGAGACCTTCGACATGGTGGCGATGAGCCAGCTCATCGACGCGGCCGTGGCGCAGAAGCCGAACGGCCTGATCGTCTCGATCCCCGATGCCTCGGCGCTCGGCCCGTCGATCAAGAACGCGGTGGCCGCCGGCATTCCCGTCATCTCGATGAACTCCGGCTCCGACGTCTCCAAGTCGCTCGGCGCGCTGCTGCATGTCGGCCAGGACGAATATCCCGCCGGCAAGGCCGCCGGCGAGAAGCTCAAGGAGATGGGCGGCAAGGTGGCGCTCTGCGTCAACCAGGAGGTCGGCAACGCCGCGCTCGACGCCCGCTGCAAAGGCTTCTCCGACGGCTTCGGCGGCAAGGTGACGGTGGTGCCGGTGTCGAACGAGCCGGCCGACGTCAACGCCAAGGTCAAGGCGGCGCTCGCGGCCGACACCAGCGTCGACACCATCCTGGCGCTGGGCGCCGGCACCGCCGGCGAGCCGTCGCTGGCCGCGGTCAAGGAATCCGGCCTGACCGGCAAGATCAATGTCGCGACCTTCGACATGTCCGCCACCTTCCTCAAGGCGATCGCCGCCGGCGAGGCCGCCTTCGCCATCGACCAGCAGCAGTTCCTGCAGGGCTACCTGCCGGTGATCTTCCTGGCGAACTACGCCAAGTACGGCCTGATCCCCGGCGGCAACGTGCCCTCGGGCCCGAACCTGATCACCAAGGACAAGGCGGCGCAGGTGGTCGAGCTCTCGGCCAAGGGCATCCGCTGA